Proteins found in one Pseudomonas mosselii genomic segment:
- a CDS encoding SfnB family sulfur acquisition oxidoreductase, which translates to MTASIITTDAQALAVADELAQHLRQDSALRDRERRLPHAELERFVQSGLWGISVPKAFGGAGVSNVTLAKVIARIAQADASLGQIPQNHFYALEVLRVNGSPEQQRRLYAEVLAGRRFGNALAELGTKNAHERTTRLSRDGDHFRIDGRKFYCTGAIYAQRIPTLVIDDQDVSHLAFVPADSQGIEVIDDWSGFGQRTTGSGSVVFNHVAVRAEDVVPFQSAFERPTTVGPLAQILHAAIDTGIARAAYEDALHFVRTRSRPWIDSGLDKASDDPLTLKSFGHLAIRLHATEALLERAGEILDIAQADSNAETLAAASIAVAEARAISTEISLAAGTTLFELAGSQATLAEHNLDRHWRNARVHTLHDPVRWKYHAIGNYYLNDEKPPRRGTI; encoded by the coding sequence ATGACTGCATCCATCATCACCACCGACGCCCAGGCCCTGGCCGTCGCCGACGAACTCGCCCAACACCTGCGCCAGGACAGCGCCCTGCGCGACCGCGAGCGCCGCTTGCCCCATGCCGAACTCGAACGTTTCGTGCAGTCCGGCCTTTGGGGCATCAGCGTGCCCAAGGCCTTCGGCGGCGCCGGGGTGTCCAATGTCACCCTGGCCAAGGTCATCGCCCGCATCGCCCAGGCCGACGCCTCGCTCGGGCAGATCCCGCAGAACCACTTCTACGCCCTGGAAGTGCTGCGGGTGAATGGCAGCCCCGAACAACAGCGACGTCTCTACGCCGAAGTGCTCGCCGGCCGCCGTTTCGGCAACGCCCTGGCCGAGCTCGGCACCAAGAACGCCCACGAGCGCACCACCCGCCTGAGCCGCGATGGCGACCATTTCCGTATCGACGGCCGCAAGTTCTACTGCACCGGCGCGATCTACGCCCAGCGCATCCCGACCCTGGTGATCGACGACCAGGATGTATCGCACCTGGCCTTCGTGCCCGCCGACAGCCAGGGCATCGAGGTGATCGACGACTGGAGCGGCTTCGGCCAGCGCACCACCGGCAGCGGCTCGGTGGTGTTCAACCACGTGGCGGTCCGCGCCGAGGACGTGGTGCCGTTCCAGAGCGCCTTCGAACGCCCGACCACGGTCGGCCCGCTGGCGCAGATCCTCCATGCCGCCATCGACACCGGCATCGCCCGCGCCGCCTACGAGGATGCCCTGCACTTCGTGCGCACCCGCAGCCGACCATGGATCGACTCCGGCCTCGACAAGGCCAGCGACGACCCGCTGACCCTGAAGAGCTTCGGCCACCTGGCAATCCGCCTGCACGCCACCGAGGCGCTGCTCGAGCGCGCCGGCGAAATCCTCGACATCGCCCAGGCCGACAGCAACGCCGAGACCCTGGCCGCCGCCTCCATCGCCGTGGCCGAGGCCCGGGCGATCAGCACCGAGATCTCCCTGGCCGCCGGCACCACGCTGTTCGAGCTGGCCGGCAGCCAGGCCACCCTGGCCGAGCACAACCTCGACCGCCACTGGCGCAACGCCCGGGTGCACACCCTGCATGACCCGGTGCGCTGGAAGTACCACGCCATCGGCAACTACTACCTCAACGACGAGAAGCCGCCGCGCCGGGGGACCATCTGA
- a CDS encoding methionine ABC transporter ATP-binding protein: MAQASALRAPVPPAEPFKAEETALRPEVNQAHIRFIGLGKTYPGQGQPALQDIDLNIRRGEIFGIIGRSGAGKSSLLRTINRLEQPSQGRVLIDQVDIAPFDEDRLVALRRRIGMIFQHFNLMSAKTVWQNVELPLKVAGVDKAERQRKVRELLALVGLEEKHHVYPAQLSGGQKQRVGIARALVHDPEILLCDEATSALDPETTASILELLRDINRRLGLTVVLITHEMAVIRDICQHVVVLERGEIVEQGEVWQVFGAPRHDVTRTLLAPLQTKLPAALQASLRAQPVSRDAAVVLKLDLLGEPELSALFNDLGGRVRLLQGGVETIGEQALGQLILSVRGSPLDTHQLLERARRWAANVEVLGHVD; this comes from the coding sequence ATGGCCCAGGCCAGCGCCCTCAGGGCGCCCGTCCCGCCCGCCGAACCGTTCAAGGCCGAGGAAACCGCCCTGCGCCCGGAGGTGAACCAGGCGCACATCCGCTTCATCGGCCTGGGCAAGACCTATCCGGGCCAGGGCCAGCCGGCGCTGCAAGACATCGACCTGAACATTCGCCGGGGCGAGATCTTCGGCATCATCGGCCGCAGTGGCGCCGGCAAGTCCTCGCTGCTGCGCACCATCAATCGCCTTGAACAGCCCAGCCAGGGCCGGGTGCTGATCGACCAGGTGGATATCGCGCCGTTCGACGAGGATCGTCTGGTGGCGCTGCGCCGGCGCATCGGCATGATCTTCCAGCACTTCAACCTGATGTCGGCCAAGACCGTATGGCAGAACGTCGAGCTGCCGCTGAAGGTGGCCGGGGTGGACAAGGCCGAGCGCCAGCGCAAGGTGCGCGAGCTGCTGGCACTGGTCGGCCTGGAGGAAAAGCATCATGTCTATCCGGCGCAATTGTCCGGCGGGCAGAAGCAGCGCGTCGGCATCGCCCGGGCGCTGGTGCATGACCCCGAGATCCTGCTGTGCGACGAGGCCACCTCGGCGCTGGACCCGGAAACCACCGCCTCGATCCTCGAACTGCTGCGCGACATCAACCGGCGCCTGGGCCTGACCGTGGTGCTGATCACCCACGAGATGGCGGTGATCCGCGACATCTGCCAGCACGTGGTGGTGCTCGAACGGGGTGAGATCGTCGAGCAGGGCGAGGTCTGGCAGGTGTTCGGCGCGCCACGCCACGACGTCACCCGCACCCTGCTCGCACCGCTGCAGACCAAGCTGCCGGCAGCCTTGCAGGCCAGCCTGCGCGCCCAGCCGGTCAGCCGCGACGCGGCCGTGGTGCTCAAGCTCGACCTGCTCGGCGAGCCGGAACTGAGCGCCCTGTTCAACGACCTGGGCGGACGCGTGCGGCTGCTCCAGGGCGGCGTCGAGACCATCGGCGAGCAGGCCCTGGGGCAGTTGATCCTGTCCGTGCGCGGCTCGCCGCTGGACACCCATCAATTGCTCGAACGCGCCCGCCGCTGGGCCGCGAATGTGGAGGTACTCGGCCATGTGGATTGA
- a CDS encoding MetQ/NlpA family ABC transporter substrate-binding protein — MLEKLFRPIAAIALGLGLSAAALAAEPLKIGTTAAFAIPLEAAVEEAQKQGLEVKLIEFSDWIAPNVSLNSGDIDVNYFQHIPFLENAKAAAGFDLVPYAPGIINNVGLYSKKYKSFTELPEGASVAIANDPINSGRGLQLLAKAGLITLKPGVGYKATEDDIVANPKKIRILQVEAVQLVRAYDDADLVQGYPAYIRLANSFDATSALLFDGLENKEYVIQFVIRPQEKNDPRLAKFVDIYQHSPVVRAALDKAHGKLYQAGWEG, encoded by the coding sequence ATGCTTGAGAAACTGTTCCGGCCCATCGCGGCCATTGCCCTGGGCCTCGGCCTGTCCGCCGCCGCCTTGGCCGCCGAACCGCTGAAGATCGGCACCACCGCCGCCTTCGCCATCCCCCTGGAGGCAGCGGTGGAAGAGGCCCAGAAACAGGGCCTGGAAGTGAAGCTGATCGAGTTCAGCGACTGGATCGCGCCCAATGTCAGCCTCAACAGCGGCGATATCGACGTGAACTACTTCCAGCACATCCCGTTCCTGGAAAACGCCAAGGCCGCCGCCGGCTTCGACCTGGTCCCGTACGCGCCGGGGATCATCAACAACGTTGGCCTGTACTCGAAAAAGTACAAAAGCTTCACCGAGCTGCCCGAAGGCGCCAGCGTGGCCATCGCCAACGACCCGATCAACAGTGGCCGTGGCCTGCAATTGCTGGCCAAGGCCGGGCTGATCACCCTCAAGCCGGGCGTGGGCTACAAGGCCACCGAGGACGACATCGTCGCCAACCCGAAGAAGATCCGGATTCTCCAGGTCGAAGCCGTGCAACTGGTACGCGCCTATGACGACGCCGACCTGGTCCAGGGCTACCCGGCCTACATCCGCCTGGCCAACAGCTTCGACGCCACCTCGGCGCTGCTGTTCGACGGCCTGGAGAACAAGGAGTACGTGATCCAGTTCGTCATCCGCCCGCAGGAGAAGAACGACCCGCGCCTGGCCAAGTTCGTCGATATCTACCAACACTCGCCGGTCGTGCGCGCCGCCCTGGACAAGGCCCATGGCAAGCTCTACCAGGCCGGCTGGGAAGGCTGA
- a CDS encoding LLM class flavin-dependent oxidoreductase, translating to MAKQILLNAFNMNCIGHINHGLWTHPRDTSTQYKTLDYWTDLARLLERGLFDGLFIADIVGTYDVYGQSLDVTLKESIQLPVNDPLLLVSAMAAVTRHLGFGLTANLTYEAPYLFARRLSTLDHLSNGRVGWNIVTGYLDSAARAMGLEQQPEHDRRYDQADEYLQVLYKLLEGSWADDAVVADREQRVYARPDRVRKVEHHGEFYKVEGYHLCEPSPQRTPVLFQAGSSPRGLAFAGNHAECVFISGQDKAATRAQVDKVRAAAKAAGRDPQAVKVFMGITVIVAPTEAQAQAKHAEYLRYASAEAGVAHFASSTGIDFSRYELDEPIGFAKGNAIQSATRQLQESAWTRRRLLEQHALGGRYVTLVGDAEQVAEQLIAWIDETGLDGFNLTRTVTPESYEDFIELVVPALQHRGRYKTAYAEGTLREKLFASSKPHLPAGHPGARYRNTPDPAPTGALHHA from the coding sequence ATGGCGAAGCAGATCCTGCTCAATGCCTTCAACATGAACTGCATCGGGCACATCAACCACGGTTTGTGGACCCACCCACGGGACACTTCGACCCAGTACAAGACCCTCGACTACTGGACCGACCTGGCTCGCCTGCTGGAGCGGGGACTGTTCGACGGGCTGTTCATTGCCGATATCGTCGGCACCTACGATGTCTATGGCCAGTCGCTGGACGTGACGCTCAAGGAGTCGATCCAGCTGCCGGTCAACGACCCGCTGCTGCTGGTCTCGGCCATGGCGGCGGTGACCAGGCACCTGGGCTTCGGCCTCACCGCCAACCTGACCTACGAGGCGCCCTACCTGTTCGCCCGACGCCTTTCCACCCTCGACCACCTGAGCAATGGCCGGGTCGGCTGGAACATCGTCACCGGCTACCTCGACAGCGCCGCCCGGGCCATGGGCCTGGAGCAGCAACCCGAGCACGACCGCCGCTACGATCAGGCCGACGAGTACCTGCAGGTGCTGTACAAGCTGCTCGAAGGCAGCTGGGCCGACGATGCCGTGGTCGCCGACCGCGAGCAGCGGGTCTATGCCCGCCCTGACAGGGTGCGCAAGGTCGAGCACCACGGCGAGTTCTACAAGGTCGAGGGCTACCACCTGTGCGAACCCTCGCCGCAGCGCACGCCGGTGCTGTTCCAGGCCGGCAGCTCGCCGCGCGGGCTGGCCTTCGCTGGCAACCACGCCGAGTGCGTGTTCATCAGCGGCCAGGACAAGGCCGCCACCCGCGCCCAGGTCGACAAGGTGCGCGCCGCGGCCAAGGCGGCCGGGCGCGATCCGCAGGCGGTCAAGGTGTTCATGGGCATCACCGTGATCGTCGCGCCGACCGAGGCGCAGGCGCAGGCCAAGCACGCCGAGTACCTGCGCTACGCCAGCGCCGAGGCCGGGGTCGCGCACTTCGCCAGCTCCACCGGTATCGACTTCTCGCGCTACGAACTGGACGAGCCCATCGGCTTCGCCAAGGGCAACGCCATCCAGTCCGCCACCCGCCAGTTGCAGGAAAGCGCCTGGACCCGCCGCCGCCTGCTCGAGCAGCACGCCCTGGGCGGTCGCTACGTGACCCTGGTCGGCGACGCCGAGCAGGTGGCCGAGCAACTGATCGCCTGGATCGACGAGACCGGCCTGGACGGTTTCAACCTGACCCGCACCGTCACCCCGGAAAGCTACGAGGACTTCATCGAACTGGTGGTCCCCGCCCTGCAACACCGCGGTCGCTACAAGACCGCCTACGCCGAGGGCACCCTGCGCGAGAAGCTGTTCGCCAGCAGCAAGCCGCATCTGCCCGCCGGACACCCCGGCGCCCGCTACCGCAACACCCCCGACCCTGCCCCGACTGGAGCCCTGCACCATGCTTGA
- a CDS encoding SfnB family sulfur acquisition oxidoreductase: MSSQPTTRFHSDLDSSPLLLPATVLRNDEEALQAARELAEEARQQAAKRDQQRKLPWAEIEQFTRSGLGSISVPKAFGGPEVSFATIAEVFRLISAADPALGQIPQNQFGILQLVRLTATQAQQAVIFRSVLDGWRIGNAGPERGTKDTLTLKARLTRDGDGYRISGEKFYSTGALYAHWVAVKALDDDGRQRLAFVRRGSPGLRIVDDWSGFGQRTTASGTVLLDQVPVDADLVVDNWRLREEPSIQGAASQLIQAAIDAGIAEAAIEDTIQFVREKSRPWIEAKVERNSDDPYVIADIGRLKLELHAAEALLRKAAKVLDEVNAGVIDAAAAARASIAVAEAKVLTTEISLQASEKLFELAGSRASLAEFNLDRHWRNARVHTLHDPVRWKYHAVGAYHLNGTLPARHSWI, encoded by the coding sequence ATGTCCAGCCAACCAACTACCCGATTCCACAGCGATCTCGACAGCTCGCCGCTGCTGCTGCCGGCCACGGTGTTGCGCAACGACGAAGAGGCCCTGCAGGCTGCCCGTGAGCTGGCCGAGGAGGCCCGCCAGCAGGCCGCCAAGCGTGACCAGCAGCGCAAGCTGCCTTGGGCCGAGATCGAACAGTTCACCCGCAGCGGCCTGGGCAGCATCAGCGTGCCCAAGGCCTTCGGCGGCCCCGAGGTGTCCTTCGCCACCATCGCCGAAGTGTTCCGCCTGATCAGTGCCGCCGACCCGGCGCTGGGGCAGATTCCGCAGAACCAGTTCGGCATCCTGCAACTGGTCCGCCTGACCGCCACCCAGGCCCAGCAGGCAGTGATCTTCCGCTCGGTGCTCGACGGCTGGCGTATCGGCAATGCCGGCCCCGAGCGCGGGACCAAGGACACCCTGACGCTCAAGGCGCGCCTCACCCGTGACGGCGACGGCTATCGCATCAGCGGCGAGAAGTTCTATTCCACCGGTGCCTTGTACGCCCATTGGGTGGCGGTCAAGGCGCTGGACGACGATGGTCGCCAGCGCCTGGCGTTCGTCCGTCGCGGCAGTCCGGGGCTGCGTATCGTCGACGACTGGTCCGGCTTCGGCCAGCGCACCACAGCCAGCGGTACCGTGCTGCTCGACCAGGTACCGGTGGACGCCGACTTGGTGGTGGACAACTGGCGCCTGCGTGAGGAGCCCAGCATCCAGGGCGCCGCCTCGCAGCTGATCCAGGCAGCCATCGACGCCGGCATCGCCGAAGCGGCCATCGAGGACACGATCCAGTTCGTTCGGGAGAAGTCCCGGCCGTGGATCGAAGCCAAGGTCGAACGCAACAGCGACGACCCCTATGTGATCGCCGACATCGGTCGCCTGAAGCTCGAGCTGCACGCCGCCGAGGCCCTGCTGCGCAAGGCCGCCAAGGTGCTCGACGAAGTGAACGCCGGCGTGATCGATGCCGCCGCCGCGGCCCGTGCCTCGATTGCCGTGGCCGAAGCAAAGGTGCTCACCACCGAGATCTCGCTGCAGGCCAGCGAGAAGCTGTTCGAGCTGGCCGGCAGCCGCGCCAGCCTGGCCGAGTTCAACCTCGACCGGCATTGGCGCAACGCCCGGGTCCACACCCTGCACGACCCGGTGCGCTGGAAGTACCACGCCGTCGGCGCCTACCACCTCAACGGCACCCTGCCTGCCCGCCATTCCTGGATCTGA
- a CDS encoding NADPH:quinone oxidoreductase family protein, with amino-acid sequence MKALLCKALGPARDLVLEEVASPTPKKNEILLDVHAAGVNFPDTLIIEGKYQFQPPLPFAPGGEAAGVVAAVGDKAGAFKVGDRVMALTGWGAFAEQVAVPFYNVLPIPAGMDFTTAAAFGMTYGTSMHALTQRGQLKAGETLLVLGASGGVGLAAVEIGKALGARVIAAASSAEKLAIAQAAGADELIDYSQASLKDEIKRLTGGQGVDVIYDPVGGALFDQAVRGLAWNGRLLVVGFASGTIPQLPVNLALLKGAAVLGVFWGAFAQRQPEDNAANFRQLFAWHAEGKLKPLVSQTFALAEGGAAIERLAQRQAVGKLVVMIPR; translated from the coding sequence ATGAAAGCCTTGTTGTGCAAAGCCCTGGGCCCGGCGCGGGACCTGGTCCTGGAAGAGGTCGCCAGCCCCACGCCCAAGAAGAACGAGATCCTCCTCGACGTGCACGCCGCAGGGGTCAACTTCCCCGACACCCTGATCATCGAGGGCAAGTACCAGTTCCAGCCGCCGCTGCCGTTCGCCCCGGGTGGCGAGGCGGCCGGCGTGGTGGCCGCGGTCGGCGATAAGGCCGGCGCGTTCAAGGTCGGCGACCGGGTCATGGCCCTGACCGGCTGGGGCGCCTTCGCCGAGCAGGTGGCGGTGCCGTTCTACAACGTGCTGCCGATCCCGGCGGGCATGGACTTCACCACCGCCGCCGCGTTCGGCATGACCTACGGTACCTCGATGCACGCGCTGACCCAACGCGGCCAGCTCAAGGCCGGCGAAACCCTGCTGGTGCTCGGCGCCTCGGGCGGCGTGGGGCTGGCGGCGGTGGAGATCGGCAAGGCCCTGGGCGCGCGGGTGATCGCCGCGGCCAGCAGCGCCGAGAAACTGGCGATCGCCCAGGCCGCCGGGGCCGACGAACTGATCGACTACAGCCAGGCCAGCCTCAAGGACGAGATCAAGCGCCTGACCGGCGGCCAGGGCGTGGATGTGATCTACGACCCGGTCGGCGGCGCGCTGTTCGACCAGGCCGTACGCGGGCTGGCGTGGAACGGGCGGTTGCTGGTGGTGGGCTTTGCCAGCGGCACGATCCCGCAACTGCCGGTAAACCTGGCCCTGCTCAAGGGCGCGGCGGTGCTCGGTGTGTTCTGGGGCGCCTTCGCCCAGCGCCAGCCGGAAGACAACGCGGCCAACTTCCGCCAGCTGTTCGCCTGGCACGCCGAAGGCAAGTTGAAGCCGCTGGTGTCGCAGACCTTTGCACTGGCCGAGGGTGGCGCGGCGATCGAACGCCTGGCGCAGCGCCAGGCGGTGGGCAAGCTGGTGGTGATGATCCCGCGCTGA
- a CDS encoding ABC transporter permease, giving the protein MSRLSHTLRLGLKELTSLRHDSVLLLFLLYAFSVAIYMPAAGSVIGVHNASVAVVDEDHSAVSRKLAESLQPPEFQPAVALPANRLDQAMDSGQYTFVINVPVNFQADLLAGRSPELQVNVDATAMSQAFMGAGYIGRIFERELLEYTGRSTSSPALLNPKALFNPNLEGGWFLAVIQIVNNITILAIILTGTALLREREHGTLDHLLVLPLTALEIMLAKIASNALVVVACTWISLEVVVKGALGVPLAGSMGLFLGVTALYLFASTALGIFLATLARSTPQFGLLAIPVIIPMLLLSGGSTPLDSMPQWLQWVMQGSPSTHFVSLGAAILFRDAGLSVVWPDVAALAAIGLVFFGVALARFRRSLAA; this is encoded by the coding sequence ATGAGCCGCCTCTCCCACACCCTGCGCCTGGGCCTGAAGGAACTCACCAGCCTGCGCCACGACAGCGTGTTGCTGCTGTTCCTGCTGTACGCCTTCAGCGTGGCGATCTACATGCCCGCCGCCGGCTCCGTGATCGGCGTGCACAACGCCAGTGTCGCGGTGGTCGATGAAGATCACAGCGCCGTCTCGCGCAAGCTCGCCGAGTCGCTGCAGCCGCCCGAATTCCAGCCCGCCGTAGCACTACCGGCAAATCGGCTGGACCAGGCCATGGACAGCGGGCAATACACCTTCGTGATCAATGTGCCGGTGAACTTCCAGGCCGACCTGCTGGCCGGGCGCTCACCAGAGCTGCAGGTCAACGTCGATGCCACGGCCATGAGCCAGGCCTTCATGGGGGCCGGCTACATCGGCCGGATCTTCGAACGCGAGCTGCTTGAATACACAGGGCGCAGCACCAGCAGCCCGGCCCTGCTCAACCCGAAGGCACTGTTCAACCCCAACCTCGAAGGCGGCTGGTTCCTGGCGGTGATCCAGATCGTCAACAACATCACCATCCTGGCCATCATCCTCACCGGCACCGCGTTGCTGCGCGAACGCGAGCACGGCACCCTCGACCACCTGCTGGTGCTGCCGTTGACGGCGCTCGAGATCATGCTGGCGAAGATCGCCAGCAACGCCCTGGTGGTGGTGGCCTGTACCTGGATTTCGCTGGAAGTGGTGGTCAAGGGCGCCCTGGGCGTGCCGCTGGCGGGCTCGATGGGGCTGTTTTTGGGGGTGACCGCGCTGTATCTGTTCGCCAGCACGGCACTGGGCATCTTCCTCGCCACCCTGGCGCGCTCGACGCCGCAGTTCGGCCTGCTGGCGATTCCGGTGATCATCCCGATGCTGCTGCTGTCGGGGGGCAGCACGCCGCTGGACAGCATGCCGCAGTGGCTGCAGTGGGTCATGCAGGGCTCGCCCTCGACCCACTTCGTCAGCCTCGGCGCGGCGATCCTGTTCCGCGACGCCGGGCTGAGCGTGGTGTGGCCGGATGTGGCGGCCCTGGCCGCGATCGGCCTGGTATTCTTCGGCGTGGCTTTGGCGCGCTTTCGCCGCAGCCTCGCCGCCTGA
- a CDS encoding flagellar basal body-associated protein FliL, whose protein sequence is MKAWILMVLALMLPVAAMAEEKEGEPKVAYISLSPPFVGNYALDGGPKLRVYKADVALRVTGDAAAAAVKHHEPLIRNQLVALFTQQGVDNMSNVEAKEKLRQEALKQVQQVMESEEGKPIVEDLLFNNLIVQ, encoded by the coding sequence GTGAAAGCGTGGATCTTGATGGTGCTGGCCTTGATGCTGCCAGTGGCGGCGATGGCCGAGGAAAAGGAAGGCGAGCCCAAGGTCGCCTACATCAGCCTCAGCCCGCCCTTCGTCGGCAACTACGCCCTCGACGGCGGCCCCAAGCTGCGCGTGTACAAGGCCGATGTCGCCCTGCGCGTGACCGGCGATGCCGCCGCCGCTGCGGTTAAGCACCACGAGCCACTGATCCGCAACCAGCTGGTGGCGCTGTTCACCCAGCAGGGCGTGGACAACATGAGCAACGTCGAGGCCAAGGAAAAACTGCGCCAGGAAGCCCTGAAGCAGGTGCAGCAGGTGATGGAATCCGAAGAGGGCAAGCCGATCGTCGAGGACCTGCTGTTCAACAACCTGATCGTGCAGTGA
- a CDS encoding methionine ABC transporter permease, whose protein sequence is MWIDRLLQGLFDTLLMVGVSSLVALLVGVPMAVLLVTSDKGGIFEAPALNRVLGAIVNLFRSIPFLILMVALIPFTRLVVGTTYGVWAAVVPLTIAATPFFARIAEVSLREVDHGLIEAAQAMGCRRWHIVWHVLLPEALPGIVGGFTITLVTLINSSAMAGAIGAGGLGDIAYRYGYQRFDSQIMLTVIVMLVALVALIQLGGDRLAKGLNKR, encoded by the coding sequence ATGTGGATTGATCGCCTGCTGCAAGGCCTGTTCGACACCCTGCTGATGGTCGGCGTGTCCTCGCTGGTCGCGCTGCTGGTCGGGGTGCCGATGGCGGTGCTGCTGGTCACCAGCGACAAGGGCGGGATCTTCGAGGCCCCGGCGCTGAACCGGGTGCTGGGCGCCATCGTCAACCTGTTCCGCTCGATTCCGTTCCTGATCCTGATGGTCGCGCTGATCCCCTTCACCCGCCTGGTGGTCGGCACCACCTATGGCGTGTGGGCGGCCGTGGTGCCGCTGACCATCGCCGCCACGCCGTTCTTCGCGCGGATCGCCGAGGTCAGCCTGCGCGAGGTCGACCACGGCCTGATCGAAGCCGCCCAGGCCATGGGCTGCCGGCGCTGGCACATCGTCTGGCACGTGCTGTTGCCCGAGGCCCTGCCGGGCATCGTCGGCGGCTTCACCATCACCCTGGTGACGCTGATCAACTCGTCGGCCATGGCCGGAGCGATCGGCGCCGGTGGCCTGGGGGATATTGCCTACAGGTATGGATACCAACGCTTCGACAGCCAGATCATGCTGACCGTGATCGTGATGCTTGTGGCATTGGTGGCGCTGATCCAGCTGGGCGGGGACCGTCTGGCCAAAGGGTTGAACAAACGTTGA